The Canis lupus dingo isolate Sandy chromosome 4, ASM325472v2, whole genome shotgun sequence genome contains a region encoding:
- the GPR15LG gene encoding protein GPR15L: protein MRLLVVSRLLCIILLCFSTFAAEGRRLSQHVGKPWSGRLCCTRAPRLVLTTQTAALTHPTRRAGEEGAGPGAALLPTEPGGWAHETKPGKREASGSRPAPAWTHPRAVRRGRPVRICRPCKFKPEPHKWVVPGALPQV, encoded by the exons ATGAGGCTGCTGGTCGTCTCCAGGCTGCTCTGCATcatcctcctctgcttctccaccttCGCCGCGGAAG GGAGGAGGCTGTCCCAGCACGTTGGCAAGCCCTGGAGTGGCAGGCTCTGCTGCACCCGAGCTCCCAGGCTGGTCCTGACGACCCAGACAG CAGCGCTCACACACCCCACACGCagggctggagaggagggagcagggcccgGGGCAGCTCTGCTCCCCACGGAGCCTGGAGGATGGGCCCATGAGACCAAACCCGGGAAGAGAGAGGCATCCGGCTCCAGACCCGCCCCTGCATGGACTCATCCACGGGCCGTAAGAAGAG GGCGCCCCGTCAGGATCTGCAGACCGTGTAAGTTCAAGCCGGAGCCCCACAAGTGGGTGGTGCCGGGGGCTCTCCCGCAAGTCTAA